A part of Motilibacter aurantiacus genomic DNA contains:
- the fabI gene encoding enoyl-ACP reductase FabI, translating to MGILEGKRLLVTGVLVESSIAFSVARIAQEEGAQVVLSSFGKALRLTGAISGRLPQKAPVVELDVTDSGHLDTLADRLREHVDGLDGVVHAIGFAPQAALGGNFLNTSWDDVSVALHTSAYSLKSLTMACKPLFGERASVVGLDFDATVAWPQYDWMGVAKAAFESTARYLARDLGKEGVRVNLVSAGPLGTTAAKHIPGFDQLTDVWNDRAPLGWDVTDMEPAARAVAALLSDWFPATTGEIVHVDGGVHAIGA from the coding sequence GTGGGAATCCTCGAGGGCAAGCGCCTTCTCGTCACCGGCGTGCTGGTCGAGAGCTCCATCGCCTTCTCGGTGGCGCGCATCGCGCAGGAGGAGGGTGCCCAGGTCGTCCTGTCCTCGTTCGGCAAGGCGCTGCGCCTGACCGGGGCGATCTCCGGCCGGCTGCCGCAGAAGGCCCCGGTCGTCGAGCTCGACGTGACCGACAGCGGGCACCTGGACACCCTCGCCGACCGGCTGCGCGAGCACGTCGACGGGCTGGACGGGGTCGTCCACGCGATCGGCTTCGCCCCCCAGGCGGCGCTCGGCGGCAACTTCCTCAACACCTCCTGGGACGACGTCTCGGTCGCCCTGCACACCTCGGCGTACTCCCTGAAGTCGCTCACGATGGCCTGCAAGCCGCTGTTCGGTGAGCGCGCCTCGGTCGTCGGCCTCGACTTCGACGCCACCGTGGCGTGGCCGCAGTACGACTGGATGGGCGTCGCCAAGGCCGCCTTCGAGTCGACCGCCCGCTACCTGGCGCGTGACCTGGGCAAGGAGGGCGTGCGCGTCAACCTGGTGTCCGCCGGCCCGCTCGGCACCACCGCGGCCAAGCACATCCCCGGGTTCGACCAGCTGACCGACGTGTGGAACGACCGCGCGCCGCTCGGCTGGGACGTCACGGACATGGAGCCCGCCGCCCGGGCGGTCGCGGCGCTGCTGTCGGACTGGTTCCCCGCCACGACCGGCGAGATCGTCCACGTCGACGGCGGGGTCC